The Solanum lycopersicum chromosome 6, SLM_r2.1 genome has a window encoding:
- the LOC101255892 gene encoding uncharacterized protein, with protein MWIMMHQKLSTVDRLVQWGIEVEKVYVICKKAEETAEHLFLQCQFARKLWERLLGSIDHHSTVPLVWEQFQQWCIQYGKGKRATAQRFKTVLTEGIYGLWIERNNRIFEHKSRKEESIAKR; from the coding sequence ATGTGGATTATGATGCATCAAAAGTTGTCAACTGTTGATAGATTAGTGCAATGGGGAATTGAAGTAGAAAAAGTGTATGTAATATGTAAGAAAGCTGAAGAGACTGCTGAACACTTGTTTCTACAATGCCAATTTGCAAGGAAGCTGTGGGAGAGACTTCTGGGAAGCATAGATCATCATAGTACTGTTCCATTGGTCTGGGAGCAATTTCAGCAGTGGTGTATTCAGTATGGGAAAGGAAAAAGGGCTACAGCACAAAGGTTCAAGACTGTGTTGACAGAAGGAATTTATGGACTATGGATAGAGAGAAACAATAGAATTTTTGAACACAAGAGTAGAAAGGAAGAGAGTATAGCTAAAAGATAG
- the LOC101255598 gene encoding uncharacterized protein, producing MNAKLLVDQVQQLPSRGKGVLRQIYYHMKGMKQRPAWTCLMYRNAARPKAYITMWIMMNQKFSTVDRLVQWGIEVDKVCVLCKNGEETTEHLFLQCQFSRKLWERLLGSIDHHSTVPMVWEQFQQWCIQYGKEKRSTAQRFKTVLTEGIYGIWIERNNRIFSHRSKKDESIANEIAYVTIARIPFNISKM from the coding sequence atgaatgcAAAGTTACTAGTTGATCAAGTTCAGCAATTACCAAGCAGAGGGAAAGGGGTGCTCAGGCAAATCTACTATCACATGAAAGGAATGAAGCAAAGACCAGCTTGGACATGTCTTATGTATAGAAATGCAGCAAGACCAAAAGCCTATATCACAATGTGGATAATGATGAATCAAAAGTTTTCAACTGTTGATAGATTAGTTCAATGGGGAATAGAAGTTGATAAAGTGTGTGTACTATGTAAGAATGGTGAAGAGACTACTGAACACTTGTTTCTACAATGTCAATTTTCAAGGAAGCTGTGGGAGAGACTACTGGGAAGCATAGATCATCATAGCACTGTTCCAATGGTTTGGGAGCAATTTCAGCAGTGGTGTATCCAATATGGGAAAGAAAAACGATCTACAGCACAAAGGTTCAAGACTGTGCTGACAGAAGGAATATATGGAATATGGATAGAGAGAAACAATAGAATTTTTTCACACAGGAGCAAAAAGGATGAGAGTATTGCTAATGAGATAGCTTATGTAACTATTGCTAGGATtccttttaatatttcaaaGATGTAA
- the LOC104647883 gene encoding uncharacterized protein, with the protein MARGRVRGRGRGRKMSIMAVGSSVGAQAEASDQQQTQSEGQKCKDEVNESVDVARRLSLDSVVEDEEAYENSDLIQKAAENKMESNGTVAKKQDGNTVDNEDKGIRGEEVNKEKEPWVNMFKNNRVANNGMQLNYFPPQIVNGETMVQLEGKEVLDEEAKWKCALIAYVVGECPGYNVMNRYIMMNWSKAGKPTLFLHEEGYFIVKFQNMEDMNEILFLGPYTINNRPIIVKQWCSDFDFGKEFLAEIPLWVNFRRLPLNCWGVGSLSRIASAIGVPLFADECTTKQMRISYARMLIEVDVTKAIPQQITVADPNGRTFLQEVVMEWKPQYCDKCQKIGHQCQSATLEEMPKKKKPWKKVTQTWKYKGPIQQQEKKDEFMEKNGIESKNEEKENQEIEKEEVQGHNQTPELNLRPQTGYKQLEFSLTNFPILTAIPVRNGFESLRHSKLASLPVDRGGDPKTC; encoded by the coding sequence ATGGCGAGGGGAAGGGTACGGGGACGAGGAAGAGGTCGGAAAATGTCAATAATGGCAGTTGGTAGCTCAGTTGGAGCTCAGGCGGAAGCATCAGATCAGCAACAAACTCAAAGTGAAGGACAGAAATGTAAAGATGAAGTGAATGAGAGTGTTGATGTAGCTAGGCGATTGAGCTTAGATTCAGTAGTGGAAGACGAGGAAGCTTATGAGAACTCAGATCTAATACAAAAAGCAGCTGAGAACAAGATGGAAAGCAATGGAACAGTAGCTAAGAAACAAGATGGGAATACTGTAGATAATGAGGATAAGGGGATAAGAGGAGAAGAAGTGAATAAGGAGAAAGAACCCTGGGTTAATATGTTTAAGAACAACCGTGTAGCTAACAATGGTATGCAACTGAACTATTTCCCTCCACAAATAGTTAATGGAGAAACGATGGTACAGTTGGAAGGGAAAGAAGTGCTGGATGAAGAAGCTAAGTGGAAGTGTGCACTCATAGCCTATGTAGTGGGTGAGTGTCCTGGGTATAATGTCATGAACAGATACATAATGATGAACTGGTCTAAAGCTGGAAAACCAACACTGTTTCTACATGAAGAGGGATACTTCATTGTTAAGTTTCAGAACATGGAGGATATGAATGAGATCCTATTTTTAGGACCTTACACTATAAATAATAGGCCTATTATTGTGAAACAATGGTGCTCAGATTTTGATTTTGGGAAGGAATTCTTAGCTGAAATACCATTATGGGTTAATTTTCGAAGGTTACCACTTAATTGTTGGGGAGTAGGTTCATTGAGTAGAATAGCAAGTGCTATAGGAGTGCCCTTATTTGCTGATGAATGCACTACAAAGCAAATGAGAATCTCTTATGCTAGAATGTTGATAGAAGTTGATGTAACTAAAGCCATTCCTCAGCAGATTACAGTAGCAGATCCTAATGGAAGAACATTTTTACAGGAAGTTGTGATGGAATGGAAACCACAGTATTGTGATAAATGCCAAAAAATTGGACACCAATGTCAATCAGCAACACTGGAGGAGATGCCAAAGAAAAAAAAGCCATGGAAGAAAGTTACACAGACATGGAAATACAAAGGACCAATACAACAGCAGGAGAAGAAAGATGAATTCATGGAGAAGAATGGGATAGAAAGTAAGAATGAAGAGAAGGAGAATCAAGAGATAGAGAAAGAAGAGGTGCAGGGTCATAACCAAACACCTGAGCTCAATCTGAGGCCTCAGACGGGATATAAGCAACTGGAGTTCAGCCTAACAAATTTCCCTATACTTACAGCTATACCAGTTAGAAATGGATTTGAGAGTTTAAGGCATAGTAAACTTGCTTCACTTCCTGTGGATAGAGGTGGAGATCCAAAGACCTGTTAA
- the LOC138349326 gene encoding uncharacterized protein, translating into MKWSVWNVRGMNKRYKQKEIRLLLQQNKTSLAGLIESRVKEANSNTTLKAIAPGWMIIHNYKEAVNGRIWIVWDDSWYEVKLLKSTAQMVHCQVNERSKEYQFKIIVVYGYNNSEMRRSLWMELKMLVHSVSEPWLIIGDFNATLSPQDRLDGVPVTLNEIKDFEECVKDMGVTEVHWKGSYYTWTNKQVGTARIASRIDRAFGNDCWMENGVMLF; encoded by the coding sequence ATGAAGTGGAGTGTGTGGAATGTGAGGGGTATGAATAAAAGGTATAAGCAAAAGGAGATTAGGCTGCTTCTACAACAGAATAAGACTTCCCTAGCAGGGTTAATTGAAAGTAGAGTTAAAGAGGCAAATAGCAACACTACTCTAAAAGCAATTGCTCCAGGATGGATGATCATACACAATTATAAGGAGGCTGTAAATGGAAGAATATGGATAGTATGGGATGATAGCTGGTATGAGGTGAAGTTGTTAAAAAGTACTGCTCAAATGGTTCATTGTCAGGTTAATGAAAGAAGCAAAGAGTATCAGTTCAAAATCATAGTAGTCTATGGGTACAATAATTCAGAAATGAGGAGAAGCTTATGGATGGAATTGAAGATGTTAGTTCACAGTGTTTCCGAACCTTGGCTCATCATAGGAGACTTTAATGCTACTTTATCTCCCCAAGATAGATTAGATGGAGTTCCTGTTACATTGAATGAAATcaaggattttgaagaatgtgTTAAAGATATGGGGGTTACTGAAGTACATTGGAAAGGTAGTTACTATACATGGACAAATAAACAGGTTGGTACTGCCAGAATTGCTAGTAGAATAGATAGAGCTTTTGGGAATGATTGTTGGATGGAAAATGGGGTCATGCTGTTCTAG
- the LOC138349327 gene encoding uncharacterized protein has protein sequence MSRIKSWTAKILSYARRTQLIKTVLFGVQSYWAQLFIIPTKIIKVIDGLCRSYLWSGVGDVTKKALIAWEKVCCPKSKGGIGLINMKIWNRAAIAKLCWDLANKEDKLWIKWIHTYYIKGQREWQRRKQASWMVQKVMSAQQSVEQVQQQQRKNKGMVRQLYEHMKREQQKPVWTYLMFNNAARPKAYFTMWIMLNQRLVTIDRLTQWGIEVEKICVMCKNEEETAHHLFIQCNYARRIWERLLSSIERQTEALMTWEQFVQWCIMHGKGKRAAAQLFKAMLAKGIYRLGMQRNNRIFEHKSRNEEQLVKEIVYITIVRTQHLAVK, from the coding sequence ATGTCAAGAATCAAGTCGTGGACAGCAAAAATATTGTCCTATGCTCGAAGAACACAACTGATTAAGACTGTCTTGTTTGGAGTTCAATCCTACTGGGCACAGTTATTTATCATACCAACTAAGATAATAAAAGTGATTGACGGACTATGCAGAAGCTACTTATGGTCAGGGGTTGGAGATGTTACAAAGAAGGCCTTGATAGCATGGGAGAAAGTGTGTTGTCCTAAAAGTAAGGGAGGCATAGGACtgattaatatgaaaatatggaaTAGAGCTGCGATTGCTAAATTGTGCTGGGATCTAGCTAACAAGGAAGATAAACTCTGGATCAAATGGATTCACACATACTATATAAAAGGACAAAGAGAGTGGCAGAGGAGGAAACAAGCAAGCTGGATGGTACAAAAAGTCATGAGTGCTCAACAAAGTGTGGAGCAAGTCCAGCAGCAACAAAGGAAGAATAAAGGGATGGTTAGACAACTTTATGAACACATGAAAAGAGAACAACAAAAGCCAGTATGGACCTATCTTATGTTCAACAATGCTGCAAGACCAAAAGCTTATTTCACAATGTGGATCATGCTGAATCAAAGGCTGGTGACAATAGATAGACTAACTCAGTGGGGAATTGAAGTAGAGAAGATTTGTGTGATGTgcaagaatgaagaagaaactgCACACCATCTATTTATACAATGTAATTATGCAAGAAGAATATGGGAGAGATTGTTAAGCTCAATAGAGAGACAAACTGAAGCTCTAATGACTTGGGAGCAATTTGTACAATGGTGCATTATGCATGGAAAAGGGAAGAGGGCAGCTGCACAACTGTTCAAGGCAATGCTTGCTAAAGGTATCTATAGATTAGGGATGCAGAGAAATAATAGAATCTTTGAACACAAGAGTAGAAATGAGGAACAACTTGTTAAAGAGATAGTCTACATTACTATTGTTAGAACTCAGCATTTGGCAGTTAAGTAG